A window of Tautonia plasticadhaerens contains these coding sequences:
- a CDS encoding M20 family metallopeptidase, with the protein MPTPDLLPHLTSRLDDTVALLRSLVEHESPSNNKPALDALADRLSGLLTAAGATTIERIPNPGGGDHLRARFPFGHATGPDAPKPALLLSHFDTVWPIGTLASMPFRIEDGRIHGPGTFDMKGGLTLLLVALAALRDLGLTPPRPVEFLLTSDEEVGSPTSRPIIEASARSAAYALVPEPPLPGGALKTGRKGVGRYTLKVTGVPAHAGIEPEKGRSALLELAHQVIAIHALADPSLGTTLTVGRAEGGGAVNVVPASAAAEIDLRVTSAAEADRVDRALHSLSPALDGTRLALSGGLNRPPMERTPAIASLFGRARAAAEPLGHSLSEGTTGGGSDANFTAAIGLPTLDGLGPLGAGAHAEHEHVEAESLPIRAALIATLLLKL; encoded by the coding sequence ATGCCCACCCCCGACCTCCTCCCCCACCTCACCTCACGCCTCGACGACACCGTCGCCCTGCTCCGCTCCCTCGTCGAGCACGAGTCCCCCAGCAATAACAAGCCCGCCCTCGACGCGCTGGCCGACCGCCTCTCCGGCCTCCTCACCGCCGCAGGGGCGACGACCATCGAGCGCATCCCCAACCCCGGCGGCGGCGACCACCTCCGCGCCCGGTTCCCCTTCGGCCATGCCACAGGCCCCGACGCCCCGAAGCCCGCCCTGCTGCTCTCCCACTTCGACACCGTCTGGCCGATCGGCACCCTCGCCTCGATGCCCTTCCGCATCGAGGACGGCCGCATCCACGGGCCCGGCACCTTTGATATGAAAGGCGGCCTCACGCTGCTGCTCGTCGCCCTCGCCGCCCTCCGGGACCTCGGCCTCACGCCCCCCCGGCCGGTCGAGTTCCTGCTGACCTCCGACGAGGAGGTCGGCAGCCCCACCTCCCGCCCGATCATCGAGGCCTCCGCCCGATCGGCGGCCTACGCCCTCGTCCCCGAGCCCCCCCTGCCCGGCGGCGCGTTGAAGACGGGGCGGAAGGGGGTCGGCCGCTACACCCTCAAGGTGACCGGCGTCCCCGCCCACGCCGGGATCGAGCCGGAGAAGGGCCGCAGCGCCCTGCTGGAGCTGGCCCATCAGGTCATCGCCATCCATGCCCTTGCCGATCCGTCGCTGGGCACGACCCTGACCGTCGGCCGGGCCGAGGGGGGAGGCGCCGTCAACGTCGTCCCCGCCTCGGCCGCCGCCGAGATCGACCTCCGGGTCACCTCCGCCGCGGAGGCCGATCGGGTCGACCGGGCCCTCCACTCCCTCTCCCCCGCCCTCGACGGCACCCGCCTCGCCCTCTCCGGCGGCCTGAATCGCCCGCCGATGGAACGCACCCCCGCCATCGCCTCCCTGTTCGGCCGCGCGAGGGCCGCCGCCGAGCCCCTCGGCCACTCCCTCTCCGAGGGCACCACCGGCGGCGGCTCCGACGCCAACTTCACCGCCGCGATCGGCCTCCCCACTCTCGACGGCCTCGGTCCCCTCGGCGCCGGCGCCCACGCCGAGCACGAGCACGTCGAGGCCGAGTCATTACCGATCCGGGCGGCCCTGATCGCCACGCTGCTCCTCAAGCTTTGA
- a CDS encoding tetratricopeptide repeat protein, whose protein sequence is MKSIRMTTRRWMIAIAILSPIFAVSAALYRAGQSLDRFYGPGGLLETQRRLSLVYEAASEASERGEYAKAEAEYRTALKLHERLESLQGGLSFLNSTPSLIGLADSLAGQGRLTEAESLYRTALSVEEDDGAGVSLVLVEALERYSAFLRRSGRAEEAIELEDRAIDLLDRHAASLRKDGHDPTATEARAEAIRARRPGASSDP, encoded by the coding sequence ATGAAATCCATCCGCATGACCACCCGTCGCTGGATGATCGCCATCGCGATCCTCTCCCCAATCTTCGCCGTCTCGGCGGCGCTCTACCGGGCCGGCCAATCCCTGGACAGGTTTTACGGCCCGGGAGGCTTGCTCGAAACGCAACGCCGGCTCTCGCTCGTGTACGAAGCTGCCTCCGAGGCTTCGGAGCGGGGTGAGTACGCGAAAGCCGAGGCCGAATACCGCACGGCCCTCAAGCTCCACGAACGGCTCGAGTCCCTTCAAGGCGGATTGTCTTTTTTGAACAGCACGCCGAGCCTCATCGGCCTTGCCGACTCGCTCGCCGGACAAGGCCGCCTCACCGAAGCGGAGTCGCTCTACCGAACCGCCTTGTCCGTCGAAGAAGATGACGGTGCTGGAGTAAGCCTCGTGCTCGTCGAGGCGCTCGAACGCTACTCCGCGTTCCTGAGGCGATCGGGGAGGGCGGAGGAGGCGATAGAGCTGGAAGATCGGGCCATCGACCTCCTCGATCGCCACGCGGCATCGCTGCGGAAGGATGGCCACGACCCAACAGCGACCGAGGCCCGCGCCGAGGCGATCCGGGCCCGAAGGCCCGGGGCATCGTCCGATCCCTGA
- a CDS encoding TlpA family protein disulfide reductase, with translation MTLIRIVAALALFVACGIASARQIEVSEDEKTFLIPYARLSQDVRTLLEEGKVEEAHLRVEEELREIEAAREADPDDRLPAIRLAWTLPEQMELTLKTRGLQDASEACETILTRQQELVDAFPGELYVINRLLVGYDIAIRHHLEDDPDRAERFFPAYRAALDSTPTDDPEWKEMVEHSARSYESWRNKLARVRHHRSLIGQPAPALPLAGDWVNGNPLTEADLDGKVILLDFWAVYCVPCIEAFPKLTRWQEQYADRGLVVVGVTGCFDYKWDDAFEQAVQVEGLSREDDLRTLEQFASHHRLNYRILAEGEDYPLHQQYKIGSIPSTVLIDREGKIRLIEVGSGEDSLRTIEAKIIELIGVPRS, from the coding sequence ATGACCCTGATTCGCATTGTGGCGGCGTTGGCGCTGTTCGTGGCCTGCGGGATCGCGTCGGCTCGTCAAATCGAAGTTTCCGAGGATGAGAAGACTTTCCTCATCCCGTATGCCCGACTGTCGCAGGACGTGCGCACCCTCCTCGAGGAAGGGAAGGTCGAGGAGGCCCATCTGCGGGTCGAGGAGGAACTCCGGGAGATCGAGGCGGCCCGGGAGGCCGACCCGGACGACCGGCTGCCGGCGATTCGCCTGGCCTGGACGCTCCCGGAGCAGATGGAGTTGACGCTCAAGACTCGGGGGCTCCAGGATGCCTCCGAGGCCTGCGAGACGATCCTGACCCGGCAACAGGAACTCGTCGACGCGTTCCCGGGCGAGCTCTATGTGATCAATCGCCTCCTGGTCGGCTACGACATCGCGATTCGTCACCACCTCGAAGACGACCCCGACCGGGCCGAGCGGTTCTTCCCCGCCTACCGGGCCGCCCTCGACTCGACCCCGACCGACGACCCCGAATGGAAGGAGATGGTCGAGCACTCTGCGCGATCCTACGAGTCCTGGAGGAACAAACTGGCCCGGGTCCGGCATCATCGCTCCCTGATCGGCCAGCCCGCCCCGGCGCTGCCTTTGGCCGGCGACTGGGTCAACGGGAATCCCCTCACCGAGGCCGACCTCGACGGTAAGGTCATCCTGCTCGACTTCTGGGCCGTCTACTGCGTCCCCTGCATCGAAGCCTTCCCCAAATTGACTCGCTGGCAGGAGCAGTACGCCGACCGCGGCCTGGTCGTCGTCGGGGTGACCGGTTGCTTCGACTACAAATGGGATGATGCGTTCGAGCAGGCGGTCCAGGTCGAGGGCCTGTCCCGGGAGGACGACCTCCGGACGCTCGAGCAGTTCGCCTCCCATCACAGGCTGAACTACCGGATCCTCGCCGAGGGTGAGGACTATCCCCTCCACCAGCAGTACAAGATCGGCTCCATCCCCAGCACCGTCCTCATCGACCGCGAGGGGAAGATCCGGCTCATCGAGGTCGGTTCCGGCGAGGACTCCCTCCGGACCATCGAAGCCAAGATTATCGAGCTGATCGGGGTTCCCCGATCATGA
- a CDS encoding polyprenyl synthetase family protein, protein MSSPSTDVDLAAFLADARRRVDAALDRYVPGDDDPGADCPPRLAQAMRHSLLGGGKRLRPILALMAAEAVGAEPDVALPAACALEMVHTYSLIHDDLPAMDDDDLRRGRPTCHRAFDEATAILAGDALQALAFEVIARDLSPAEAAARCCLELAVASGPIGMVGGQMADLQAEHRTDATAPALEAIHRRKTGALLRAGLRMGAIAAGAAEAELDALDRYGRGVGLAFQIVDDLLDVQGDETKLGKRVGKDSGLGKWTYPGLLGVDGSRRRARQVAEDAVSALEPLGDRAARLRALALDLLERDR, encoded by the coding sequence ATGAGCAGCCCGAGCACCGACGTCGACCTCGCCGCGTTCCTGGCGGACGCCCGGCGGCGGGTGGACGCCGCGTTGGACCGCTACGTCCCCGGCGACGACGACCCGGGTGCCGACTGCCCCCCCCGGCTGGCCCAGGCCATGCGCCACAGCCTGCTCGGCGGCGGCAAGCGCCTCCGCCCCATCCTCGCCCTGATGGCGGCCGAGGCCGTCGGCGCCGAGCCCGACGTCGCCCTGCCCGCCGCCTGTGCCCTGGAGATGGTGCACACGTATTCGCTGATCCACGACGACCTGCCCGCGATGGACGACGACGACCTCCGCCGTGGCCGCCCCACCTGCCACCGCGCCTTCGACGAGGCCACGGCCATCCTCGCCGGGGACGCCCTGCAGGCGCTCGCCTTCGAGGTCATCGCCCGGGACCTCTCCCCCGCCGAGGCCGCCGCGCGGTGCTGCCTGGAGCTGGCCGTCGCCTCCGGTCCGATCGGCATGGTCGGCGGCCAGATGGCCGACCTCCAGGCCGAGCACCGCACCGACGCCACCGCGCCGGCCCTGGAGGCCATCCACCGCCGCAAGACCGGCGCGTTGCTCCGCGCCGGCCTCCGCATGGGGGCCATCGCCGCCGGGGCCGCCGAGGCCGAGCTCGACGCTTTGGACCGCTACGGCCGGGGCGTCGGCCTCGCCTTCCAGATCGTCGACGACCTGCTCGACGTGCAAGGGGACGAGACGAAGCTGGGCAAGCGGGTCGGCAAGGACTCCGGCCTCGGCAAGTGGACCTACCCCGGACTGCTCGGCGTCGACGGCAGCCGCCGGCGCGCCCGACAGGTGGCCGAGGACGCCGTCTCGGCATTGGAGCCGCTCGGCGACCGCGCCGCCCGACTGAGGGCCCTGGCCCTGGACCTGCTGGAAAGGGACCGTTGA
- the dxs gene encoding 1-deoxy-D-xylulose-5-phosphate synthase — translation MTTPQSQPILPRIQSPSDLHALSEADLGRLAAEMREELIGVVGRRSAHFASNLGVVELCLALHLAFDFAKDRLIWDTGHQIYPHKLITGRADRIHTIRTKDGLMGYPNPAESPYDLFMTGHAGAAPSTAMGLHAGDIVMGRPERYSVAVIGDGAFPSGVVYEALNNAGDQAHGRRYIIILNDNKMSICPRVGGIAYYLDKARMAPEYKRANTLVRKVLPSIPLVGDQADRLLQQFKDAVKASVHGGMIFEELGFTYLGPIDGHDLKTLNTYLEKVKAMDGPILLHVLTDKGRGFEPAERDPVSFHAPAPFQRCEEGIIPLKTSSTRAYTNAVSEALYEALRRDPKVAVLTAAMCEGNKLQKIRDAFPERFFDVGICEAHAVTFAAGMAKAGARPVVDIYSTFLQRGYDHIFQEVALQDLPVLFCLDRAGLVGSDGPTHHGSYDLAYMRPFPNMVVMAPGDAKDVAPMVDWALQHDHPVALRYPKANLEEVQRDPQPIELGQAEVLEWETDGMLVALGAQVPDCLRAAERLRADHGLRVGVINARFAKPLDTATIFKALDECGFVLTIEEGALMGGFGSAVLEAANDAGRSTSHVRRLGLPDRFVLHAERDEQLAEVGLDVDGIVARALELAQQLGITGELGTSSAATRSVG, via the coding sequence ATGACCACGCCGCAGTCGCAGCCGATCCTCCCCCGCATCCAGTCGCCGAGCGACCTGCACGCGCTGTCGGAGGCGGACCTCGGGCGCCTGGCCGCCGAGATGCGCGAGGAGCTCATCGGCGTCGTCGGCCGACGCTCCGCCCACTTCGCCAGCAACCTCGGCGTGGTCGAACTGTGCCTCGCGCTGCACCTGGCCTTCGACTTCGCGAAGGACCGCCTGATCTGGGACACCGGGCACCAGATCTACCCCCACAAGCTCATCACCGGCCGGGCCGACCGGATCCACACGATCCGGACCAAGGACGGCCTGATGGGCTACCCCAACCCCGCCGAGAGCCCCTACGACCTGTTCATGACCGGACACGCCGGCGCCGCCCCCTCCACCGCGATGGGCCTGCACGCCGGCGACATCGTCATGGGCCGCCCCGAGCGCTACAGCGTCGCCGTCATCGGCGACGGCGCCTTCCCCTCCGGCGTCGTCTACGAGGCCCTCAACAACGCCGGCGACCAGGCCCACGGCAGGCGTTACATCATCATCCTCAACGACAACAAGATGTCGATCTGCCCCCGGGTCGGCGGCATCGCCTACTACCTCGACAAGGCCCGGATGGCCCCCGAGTACAAGCGGGCCAACACGCTCGTCCGCAAGGTCCTGCCCAGCATCCCGCTGGTCGGCGACCAGGCCGACCGCCTCCTCCAGCAGTTCAAGGACGCGGTGAAGGCCAGCGTCCACGGCGGCATGATCTTCGAGGAACTCGGCTTCACCTACCTCGGCCCCATCGACGGCCACGACCTGAAGACCCTCAACACCTACCTGGAGAAGGTCAAGGCCATGGACGGCCCCATCCTGCTCCACGTCCTCACCGACAAGGGCCGCGGCTTCGAGCCCGCCGAGCGCGACCCCGTCTCCTTCCACGCCCCCGCCCCCTTCCAGCGCTGCGAGGAGGGGATCATCCCCCTGAAGACCTCGTCGACGAGGGCGTACACCAACGCCGTCTCCGAGGCCCTCTACGAGGCGCTCCGGCGCGACCCCAAGGTCGCCGTCCTCACCGCCGCCATGTGCGAGGGGAACAAGCTCCAGAAGATCCGCGACGCCTTCCCCGAACGCTTCTTCGACGTCGGCATCTGCGAGGCCCACGCCGTCACCTTCGCCGCCGGCATGGCCAAGGCCGGCGCCCGCCCGGTGGTCGACATCTACAGCACCTTCCTCCAGCGCGGCTACGACCACATCTTCCAGGAGGTCGCCCTGCAGGACCTCCCCGTCCTCTTCTGCCTCGACCGCGCCGGCCTGGTCGGCTCCGACGGCCCCACCCACCACGGCTCCTACGACCTGGCCTACATGCGGCCCTTCCCCAACATGGTCGTCATGGCCCCCGGCGACGCCAAGGACGTCGCCCCCATGGTCGACTGGGCCCTGCAGCACGACCACCCCGTCGCCCTCCGCTACCCCAAGGCCAACCTCGAAGAGGTCCAGCGCGACCCCCAACCCATCGAACTCGGCCAGGCCGAGGTCCTCGAATGGGAGACCGACGGCATGCTCGTCGCCCTGGGCGCGCAGGTCCCCGACTGCCTCCGGGCCGCCGAGCGCCTCCGGGCCGACCACGGCCTCCGGGTCGGCGTCATCAACGCCCGGTTCGCCAAGCCGCTGGACACCGCCACCATCTTCAAGGCCCTGGACGAGTGCGGCTTCGTGCTCACCATCGAGGAAGGGGCGCTGATGGGGGGCTTCGGCTCCGCCGTGCTGGAGGCCGCCAACGACGCCGGCCGCTCCACCTCCCACGTCCGACGCCTCGGCCTGCCCGACCGCTTCGTCCTGCATGCCGAGCGCGACGAGCAGCTCGCCGAGGTCGGCCTCGACGTCGACGGCATCGTCGCCCGGGCCCTCGAACTCGCCCAGCAGCTCGGCATCACCGGGGAGCTCGGCACCTCTTCCGCCGCCACCCGATCCGTCGGCTGA